The genomic window AGGTTCATTTCAGTCATTTATATTAGATCATCCTGTGAATCTTAACCACACATATTTCTagaacattttgaaatctttgatTAATACTATCTGAATGCATTTCTTTATTACATTAagcaataaatatatatattacagtgaagaaattgcAAATATTAAGGGATTGAGAGTTTCAATTAGTGAAAACAAGTATCTCAGAGGTATggaaatctgaaagaaagaattctaATCCTCTGCATCCTGACCCAGCTTTTACTTCCTGAGGTCTCAGGTTGACAGggattcatttcattttatttttcagttacgATTTGCACCTAATCAGTGTCTTTACTAGCCTAATGACAGCAAAATCTCACTCCTTAAAAACAACCTTGGATTCAGAATTgcaattttaaagcaattattgAGATTACTGTAATGATTTGCCATCTAGTGGTCAATTGAAACTACACTGAATTCTTAGCTCAAGTAGAAAGTAAATACATAACTTCAGGATTGAATTCTGTGCCTTGGAAAATCTGATGTGCTCTTTGATCAGGATGgtcactttttttaaagcaagtaacCTTGTAAACTCAGCTCACCTTCCTCTATAACCAATACTTTCAAATCTGAGTATCTAAAATTAGGCACCTTGATTCAAACTGAGCACATACTTTCCCTTTCCTGAGATgttgcctcttttcttcttgcacaTGGATCTTGCCATGTTGTTCTGTGTTTAACTGCAGCAATTTGCTCCTGAGTTGTTTTAGAGACACACTCAAGAGGCAAGTTCTCTTCCTCTAAAACTTAAGGGATAATTTTTTCAACTACTATCCACTGTAAGTACAAAAAGAGTAGGAAGACCTAACAAATGGGGACATTTGGATTCACAGCTTTGGCTTGCTAGCTCAAACCAcacaatttttgtttcaaacagTGGGCTTGATTCTCCAGCCTATTTGACGCTACTTTTCTCTGGAAATTCTGTCCTGTAAGGTAAAATTTGCTTATGTTAagctatttttatgaaaaagctGCTCCTTTTCACTACTTGATGCAatttcaaaaactattttcaaatatcAGACAAGATAAGTCCAAATCTGCCATTCCTCCTTATTTAACAGTCTCTTAATTTAAATgccatttaaatgaaaacaaacttctcCCCTTAGCCCTGAAACTCTTTCCCAGTAATCTCTGATTTAAAACCATCACAACTGGCAAAAGTGACACAACTGAGGATTTGAGGAATAGTCTTGTACACTGGGAAATGTTAGGTAGTGGGAGATTCTCAGTGGAATGAGTTCAATGGTAAAAAGATCTTGGATTAAAGGGCAGTGCGGGCAACTAGATAAATCAGTGTCCTTGGCAGTGAGGGACCATAGATCCTTCCTGTTCACTGATACAAGGATCAAGAAAGGTTAATTGTAGCAGAGTTGGAGATGTGACTGGAATGTGTACTAATTCTGCCCCCCACCCAAATGCTTGACATACTTCAGCTGCCTGACAGTGTGCATCCAATGATACCACTGTTGGGATCCCAGTCATGCCTTTAATcacctgggtttttttttgttttttttttgttttttttttttttttttttgttatttaagcTGGAAGCACATAATTGGCATTATTCAGATATCTTAGGATAATCACTGTTTTAACTtataaaaactgtttaaaaagcacaaaggcACACGCATGCACAGATACTCAGGCATTTCCAGACACACTCCCATATGCTCTCTCTcttctatataaaataaattcccTGCTTTTTATAGCGCAAGACTAGCTGAGAAGCTAGCTAAATTTTAAAcacaagtatttttgttttgtttttggatgaagaaaagaacaaagcttttaaatgcaGTATCTTTATTTGTGCATTGTAGTCATGTTGTGTTCAAAGATTAGGATAGGCCAATTGAGTCTAATAGTTAAGATCTGACCCAACTTAAGAACATGGTTGCAGTCAGGGAAGCACACGGGAAAACAAACCACTTCCAAGGAGTGGAACTGTCAAGACCCAGTCTAGTTGATTTTTGGACAGATTTTAAAGCCCAAAATGCTTGGAATTCCTGCGTTGGCACAATCACGAGAATTTAGTGGtgctaaaacagaaacaagaaatgaaaatattttcagtgacaaGTTCCCAGTATCCAGCAAGGAAAAAGTCAGTTAATTACACAAACAGATGTTTCCATCCCCAGTTATGACCCTCTTCAAGGCTCCCATTGGACTGAAAGGGTACCATGTAAAACTTTTATGATATAACTCAAAGTGAGGAAATATCTGTGTGGCTTTAAATCACCTTTCTGTTCCTGCTTTCCTACAACCAGTGTACACCAGGTATCATCCTGGCATATGCTAGATATATTTTGTGACCATTATATCATCAGACACAAGTTGGGTGCAACTGTTACAGTGTTGCTTCCTCTGCTACCATGAGCAAACAACTCCTAGACAGCTGTTTCAGGTATTTAGATGCTTAAAGATGAGAAAAGTGCTTCACAGGATTTTCCAAAGCATCACAAGGCCTTACACTTTCAATCCTACTAGGCCATTTACTCCTCTTCTCTAAAATGGGGCAATATGTTGCTATGTTACAAGGTATCACGGGGATTTAGGTATGAAGAAAGGTAGAAAGGTGCTTGGAATGGAAGGTTTATGTTCTGTTCTTGCTCCTTACCTTCAACCTTTTCAAGCCTGTAGAGAGGCAGatttctgcagagatgctcaATGGGTTTACCATAGATAAGCCATTCCTTCATATTCCCTAACATTGAATTGCCAGGTTCATACTGTACCCACACATTATTTGAGGAGTATATCTTCTTCAAAGtctaaagagaaaacattaaatttcaCCAGCAATGTAGCTTTGGTTTCAATATACTAACCAGTCCTGTGAGAAAATCCCAAAATCTAAAATTATCTTTCTTTGGCCTAATACAAAGCATTAGCTGAGAAAGCTACaagctgttaaataaaaaacatattttaaaatctgtttgtaAACAAAGTTCACTAGATAGTAATTCTAGCAACATAGCAAAATTGAACTGTATTaacataataataaattatGTTAATTGACTGTAATACAGTTAAACAATTTGCACATATGTTAATCCTCCCAGTCTGCACAcgcattttaaaaagtgcattaGTACACTTTGCTGTAGAAGTGTTAGACTGTCACAAAATGGGCCAGAGATGATGCTCATCTCAGGCAATACTCCTAATCATCATcatgaaaattttgtttgagTAGGAAAGTCACAGTCTGCTCTAAGTAAATTGATTTccaaattctgttctgaaaacaaaataacttcAAGTATCTCATCCCCAAAATGTTAGCttgacaatgaaaaaaaaggaaaaagtttacGTGAATTCATAGTAGGACTACCCAAAAATATTCAATCACACTACTTCCACAGACACAGGATCTTACAGTTCCAACTATAACTACCATCCACTGTAAAACTGCAGAGTGGGCCTTGATTGCTCATTATCTTCAAATAATATTGTATATGATATTCCCTTGAGGCTTCATCTTGTCATTCTTTGTTTCATCATTGCAAATCCAACAAAATAGGTTCCTCAGAACAACAACTGCTCTTAATGGTAGAACGGAGGGCTTCTGTTATACCACCCAACACCACAACTTTCTTATATACAGTACAAGACTCTCCATAAAATCACCTGCTTCTCAAAAGCCAGGCGTCCAatttcctgcagctctgggatGAAATCTCTCTCCATTTTCAGGATAAAGCAAGCGTTACGTGAAAACAACCTTGTTGCAACATATCCCTGTGATAAAATAATTATAGTtaatttaattcattaaaaGCAGCTACCACTCACCATCTGGTGATTTCCCCTATTCTTTAGGGTGAATAAATAACAAAGTTGTTACACTATCTATCATGACTTTGCATTTACAATGGCACCTTTGGGGAATGGAAGCGACCTTCCTGTACTAATGTCTCTCTATAATAGTGAAATTATCTTCTTCCATGGATTTCTACTGTACTTGTTATACATGAGCAATGGTTGCCTGATCTTGACTCTATTGCACTGCACTTAATGAcgtttttctccctttcatgAACCCACCATGGGTTTCATTTTAAGTCTAATCTAAAAAACTGCATCATCATATGTGTGAGACAAAGAGATGGCATAAGGGGAGGAGAAGTGATGGTAGTCTAAAATGAAAGAGAGTTTAAAGACAGCTCATGATGAAAATAcactaaaatgatttttctgtgtttaaaaattcCTCACAGAGATTATTTGAATCTAGGCAGATTCTTGGATTTACTTACATGCCAGTAGTCAAAAATGGTATCAGAGGAGTATGCGCCAGAACGGACATGGACATCAGCTATGTTCTTCTCATTGTCAATAGTCATAGTTGCAGTGACATAAGAATTGCCAGGTTCTCCCAAGTAGAAGGTCTTTGgtacaaaacacaaaagaattgTTCATCATTATCGACCTTCTATCTTTAAAAGGTGCAATATAGATGAAAGTGTATCCTCTCAAATAATCAAATGTGATTGCTTCACATAAATTCTAAGTCACTTTACCACTCTCTGGCAATCTCAGGAGGCCCTCAAGGTGGAGGTTAATTGCCCAGGAGTTCAGTTCAGGGTGGAAGAGGAGAGGACAAAGCCACATTGCAGGAAGGGGTGAACAACATGGGGCAGTCTAGTCACTGTGTGTGGCAGCAGGGATTTTTATGACAGAAGTCTGTGGCAGTCTCCAAATCATAGCTTGAACTAATGGTCTACACTCCTAGAATTTCCTGTTGCTATATGGCTGCACAGAGCCACCTCTTTGGCTTTTATGATTGTCTCCTTTGGCAAAggctatttttcctctctccttggCAATAAGCATCCTGTTAGTTTCTTCTGGGTTTTTCTTCCTATTATATTGCCCCATGCCCAAGAATCTAATGCATTTTACACAAGTACATGCAGTAGAAGGCTTGACAGTCTACTTACTTGTAATGCAGAAGTCTGAGTCCAAAAGACTCCCAGCAAAGCGAGAATTGCAGCCTATAAAAGGAATAAGCATTCATACTCAACAGAAACATAGGGCAGTGCCACACCAGCAGGACAGAGctcaataaaatataataaatcaCACTTCCAAAATGGAATTAAGTTATGCATTCTGTACTCCAACAGTGCTTCCACTGAGTTCAAGGAGACTATTGCACATATAAGAAATGCAATTTCCCACTgaacaacagaagaaacagtACACAGATCATATCATTAGCCCCAGTATTGCACTCCTTATTAGAAtatcttcttttctgtatttttttgcttttagaaaggaactttataaaatataaattcaataaaatgtGTATACTCACaaatctgttcatttttctttcagataggAACGGAAGGctgcagaaagtgaaaatgttGAAGAATCCCAGAGACATTCAACTTTTATATCTTACTGTAGGTGTGGGAAACACTTGACAAACGTTCTTCATGACTCGAGCATTCCATATCTACATGCCACACCATGGTAAGCCTTTTTATCTGAATATTGGGCTGGCATAGATAACCTGATCCTGATATGTCAAAAGCACTCAATAAGTCAGCTTTTGTAAAATGAATCACTCTACAAATGGCTATTATTTACTGGTTTAAACTCTGGTGGTGTTTCAACTTTCGCTGGTTCAAGTTTTCAATATTTAACAGGATACTTACCCAGAATTAAATGGTATCAGGAAAGACTCTGTTACTGATTTATTCAACTGCACTTTGTCCTCTGAGATATATTTCCTGGCCCCCTGATATTCTGCAGACAAATCCTGGAAAGAAATACTATATCACAGTAGCCTAAGTGCCAGCTAATGAATAGACCAACTTTACATCCATTTCCTCCAACAAGTACGTGCATGGccttttctaacaaaaaatgCTGCTCATTTTTGATTAGTTGCCATGATGCATATCACATGTATTTATATTACTGACATAGTCAGGGATAATACTTGTGCTTCAGAGACAAGCTGAATAACTACTAGCCTCACCAGTACAAaagggaacaaaacaaaacacaagaggATATGTGGTTTGCCCAAGGTCACAAGTCAAAAGGAGCTGGATGGGGATTCCTTCTTTAAAGCTACCActattctctgtattttatcaAAACCACATTGACTGCATGATATTGTAAAGAAATGTTCTCCTATGAATACGAACTTGTCTGGACTCCTTAGTTCATCTCCCAGTGACTTCAACATCAGCCAGTGCAGGTCCTTTGAGGAATCACACTCCACTTTTTACAAGAATATCACAGTTGAAGCCTGTTCTCTTGTGATGAAATGAGAGCGTAAAGTAATAGCcaacaaatttctgtaatgTCTGTCATCAGAAAGGAGGTGAAAGAAGTTATATGGAAATGTTGCCCTGCAAACAGGCCtcaagaaaaagaggaaattgcACATACTTGCTTTATTCCACATAACTTAGCACAAAAAAAGTGATCTTGAATGTAGCAAAGCCATGCTGCTCTGCAATATATCAGGATATATGAACCGATACAAAACTTATGTGACAAGCATGGCTAGATAAGACTAAATTAATTAGATTGATGTTATCATGCTGTTGAAAGTTGGCTCTCCCCATTCTTCTCAAATGACTCTTCCGTTTGTAAGATTGCAGTTATGATGACAATACtcacaaaacatattttagtaGTCAAGTGAGTCTTCCACATATACTCATAGTAGGATTCAGGCACTACAagctaaaattaaaagctgaaattaaCTTTTCCGTAATCATTATgtcttcatattttaatttcttttgagaTACTTTCACAGGGTTGAAGTACAAGCTTCAGATCTCTCTTAAACATGAACACCCACCTCTACACACGTAAGAGCAGCGCAATATGCAAAATCAGCAGTATTTAGTGAAGGAGAACTACAACAGTAGCCATTAGCTCACTGACAATTTTCACTTTATACTGGACGAGGTGAAATCTTATGATCCAATCCTatgaggtaaaaaaaataaagattaatttatAAAGAGAATTTTACTAAATAACCTTATTACAAGagagaagatatttttagtTGACTCAGGTATATTACTCAAAGTGACTCTGTATATCCTTCTAATAGGAAAGCCCTTCTTTTGGGAGACTTTCTGTCCACCATGCATCTGCACATCTCCCATTAATACACTTGAAATCTGTGTACATTCCCTGAGGGGCAATACTATGCCGCTTTCTTTTAAGAGATTATCtaatttaaataactgaagTAAATGGCTGCATAAGAATGGCTATAAGATGCTcaaatttccttgaaaataatttttagttttgtcaGTTGTCAGCTGGAGTGAGGTTTGGCTTAGGAAGAGAATGGTGTAGTCTCAGAACTCCTTAGTGAATTTGAACCCCTATGATGATGCTCACATTTCTCAAggtattcttctttttttggacATTTTCGGTCTAAGTGGAAACCTTCCAACTTTTTCCCAAATGAAATCACTTTTTCTCAACTGTTACACTTGGGGTCAGATTGCCGTATCAGCACAGAGAAGCCCAGAGAAATGGAATTTGACTAATGTTTGGAACAAAGCAATATGTTCTGCGAGTCAGTGTTACAACACAGCAACATTAATTATTGTTAGGAAATTGttaatttgatattttcataaagtcaaatattttcaagttcatTATAATTTACTCCAGTGAAATACGATTAAATTACAGAATGGCTCGCAATTTACGTAAGTAAAATTGCAAGGAGAGTTTGGCCCACCATTTGGCACCACCATCCACtaataatttaaacaaaagaacCTTGAACATAGATTGAAATGTAGACTTACACAATTTCAGTCCAAGACTGATTACCAAACAGGAATTTCAACACATAATGGAGATTCATTCAATCAAGCTCAGGTGGGAATAATGCTGGCATAAAAAACCCTCTCCTGGAgactcatgtttttttttcaggtactTTGATAAATATTTGCCTTATCAGGGAGTAAGAAAGTAGTGGGAGAAATGTAAAGAATCAAGCAACACCtcaaaaatcaacaaaattCTCTGCACTCACCTTTGCATACAACTGGCCACACTTACATTAGATTAAGAAAGGGTGACACAGCCTAGAAAATTCTGCATGGCTAAGGGTCAGGTCAAGCAGAATTTAATCAAATGAGTAGTCAAAACCCAAGCTCCTAGGAGCAATCTAACAataatttcagtagttttaCTCTTGCTAGAAAATGACACAAGCAAAAACGTGAAAATGTAAGCGTGTgtgtgcaaaacaaaacaatagtTTGAGAATAGGGTCAAAACTCCTATCATTCCCAGCCATAACAGGTTGCTATACATTGATACAACGAtttagtaaagaaaaagagaacgctttggaaaaagctttaaaaatgagacaGAGATATAAGCTTGTACTGGGCAAAGAACAGAACCTTATACAGTAAGacttccccctccttcccctttttcctGGTCTCTTCTATTTTAATTAGTTTCTTAAGCTTGTCATGATGTCAGATGGTCTAGCTCTGTATGTTTGCCATATAGGCTATTTAAGTAATCAAAAGTTGATGGAGGATTTGGAGATTCAGACCTCAAAGTGTTTTATTACAATAGCCAAACTGGCCATGGTTGTTGCAACAAATagacaaagctgctttccagctcaTTGCTGATGACACCACAGGAATTAGCATAATATAGTTTGATTTCTCAATGCCTTTCTCATGAGAACTAGTTGATTAATTAAGTATTCAGAGTCTACGACAGGATTTTGTGACATAGAAAATAGACTATTCTGTGTCTGTTTGATCTTGGAGGCTAAAGACATGCCTGTCTCTTTGCCATCCACAAATCATTTCACTTAGTAACTTACTGGTTTCATCCACCATTATTTTATACCTCATGTAAACTGCAGAGTGGAAGTGAAAAACAGAGCTCTCCACTCACAAGCAAAAAAGGTAGATAACTCATCCTATAGAGTGGTTCTATATATAATTATCAaattcaaataaacattttaaaaatctacttgctaaataataattaatataaaagCCCGTTGTTACTACTTCCCCTTTACCGAGTTTTTCTTATCTCTCATTGATGATCTAACTTCTAGAATTAGCCCTCAGTTTGTAATCAGATTCcctttctgttaaaaatctctgtaaaaATACAGAGGCCAAGCCTCAAGATTGGTAAGCAAATCCTAAAAGACTAAAAAGTGCTGAAAAGATTCAGAAAGGAAGGTAAACAAAAGAAGAACTCAATGAATTCTATGATTTAGAGCTAATCTCATGATTTCTGGAGACACGACTTACTATCTTTTAAATGAATGGAGATAGAAGtcttgctattttaaaaattttatgaaCTGTGGATAAAAACGATTAGGCCGAGTCCTTTGTTATGTAGGCAGAAAATGTCACTAGGAGttctttttattaagttttAGTTTTGTGattctgattaatttttttaaagttattattaaaatatcaatGAAATACATTGAACTTACcattaaaagttttctttcattttcccacTTGCAATGAATTCAATCAGGCTGGTATCACAGCCTGCTGTTATCAGATCTGTATCACAGGAGGTACGTCACAATTTTGTGAACAGAGGATATCTGCCAGGAAGATAAAcctattttaacatttaacttTGGCACATTAGTGTATAAAAAGAGTACATGAGTACACATCAATTACCAGCAGAACTTGCCTTTCCTACCATCAAAATGAAGTTAATTGTAAGTATATGTATCACTTTCTCATAAAAGTGTTAAAGCTggacagttttaaaattattctgagtCTCTCTTGGCACTTATTGAACTATACTTCTGGTTTCCGTAAGGATTACATAGCAAAAGGGGCAAAAGCTTTGCGACTACACTGGTGAAATTCTTCTTTGGCAGCGATTTCACTCCATGTGCCTACTCAAAACTAGAAGAGCGAAGTGTTCTGATACAAGGGTGATGTGCGCACGTAAGACCTAGAAAGGGTAATATTGTCTTATTCATAACTTCTCAGGGCGAGTCATAAATAGCCTTACTGAGTTATATGAGGTTAGGGCACAGCTGTCTGATCAGAGCATAGGAGAACGACGAGACGTGAGACTCCCAGTGCATGTCTGTGAAGCATAATGGTACTAGCAGTCTTCAGTCGTTGCAGGATAAATTCCAAAATATTAGTGCTAAATATTCTGAGTCACACTTGGCTCTCACTCATAAAAAAACCTCTCCTTTGAAGTCAATGAATTTTGTGATTGATTCAATATTTGAGGGACTGTCTCCAAGAGAATAATTGTTAACAGTAAGCATTACTACAAAACAATTTATCATAGCAACCTTAAatcttacattaaaatatattggcAGTAGTTTTGACCTTAGAGAAATCTGAACAAGTGAGAGTCACTGTAACTATAGTATCTTAAAAGAAGTAACAAAATCTTTGATATTATGGTTTTCTGTATGGAAAAAGATTGTGCTTGCCTTTATGCTATTATCTCTGTGTCTGGCGGCATGAAATGCATTATGAGGACACTTAAGTCACATTTCTGCAATGTTCTAAGTACAGAGCTCAACCAAGTACCCATATTCTAAATGTTCACGAGTAGGCACACATGCACATCCATGTTACATGGATCTGCTCCATGTCTGAAACCCAGAAGCTCAGATGGAATAGTTcgtgccttttaaaaaatgaaaaatttcagccCACCTTTTTCCAAGGAGTCTACTGTGTTTAAATGATCTTCTTATGTGAACATTCTGCTTCTTACGTTAACCTTCTGCTGAGGTTAACAGCAatttatatgaattttaaaatctgatttatgGCCATTTTAACACATAATTTCTTCAGCATATTTAAATACTCTTCAGCTAGACCCAACATCAGAAAAGTGTGGAGCATGTACATAAAGCTAAACAGGAAGtcaagattattttaaaggaagcaaaTAACTTGATGCAGTATGAGCAGTCACAGGATTAGTGTGGTAAGTTCCGAATGTTCATTTCAGGTTGTGATTGCTACTCTTCTTGGAATTTTCCTGGCTCCAGCTCTTGCTAATGGCGTGAGTATAATGTTATGTGTAATTATACACTGCTGCCATAAGAACCAGTGGCACTTAGTTTCAACTTCTAAAAGTACgtttctgaaaatgaagctgaattctaaaatctgaaatttagaatgaaactgtatttttataccGAAGAAAACATTTAACTAGTTAATATATTGAGGGGAAAAGTCAGTTGCTAGATATGAAATGAACAGCGAAGTCTGTCTTGAGATTAGCATAAAGAGCAAAGTAATTATGTGGAGATAGAAGAATGGTAGCATAAAGGATCTGATCACAAAATACAGTGAAACACTCTAAGTTACTGCCTGTCTGTAAGTTCCTGCTGGGGAAAGGACAACAGGAAATTATTATACTTTtcctggatttttctttcttgcaaatTTGAAGCAGAACATCCAATTTAGTTTTTAACTTTAAAGGCAATTCTCTAGTGtttaaacaaaacaactttTCCATGTGGTCTAAAAGGCCTTTTGTTCTGGTGGCGAGGGTGTAGGGAGATGTTTTTAAAGCTTGTCTCTTTTTATAAGGCAGATGTGTCAGATACGTATGAAACACAGGATTAGGTAAAGCCTGAATATAGGGTTTGACAAAACACTATTAGAGGTTTCCCAGCCTCTCCTCTAAGTCTAGAATTTATCTTCCTTTTAATCTGGCCTGTAAGAGCAAtgattttccaaaatgcagttATCAGAGCGGTACATTGACAGACCATCAAAAATCTACAAAACTAAACactttatcttctctttttcaaaaatcaaaatgtcaaaaaaaaaaataaaaacaataaggGGAACAATGGTGGAAATTCACAGCAGACTTTGAGCATCGATAAAGACAACCATGTGGCCAACATTGACGCAAACGATGGTTCCAACTCCTGGAATTCTGTCTGGGACTACAACACTGTAAGTGACAGCCACTATGGCTCAAAAACCTTTTCTGTAAGTTATTCCTTCTGCCTGCAGAGATCATGATATAAGTCCATAGTAAATGAGCACTGCTGTTACTCTGTTGGTCTTTTCTTGATTGAGGCCTACGTAAGAACAACCAGACTCAGgaaattttctgaagaaataatgaCCTGAGTTGTCAACGTGTGCAACTGTCGCACAAGTTAAGCAAACACCATACAAAGCtgcaaatttgctttttctcatgCTACTGAGAAATCTTAAGTTTGGACTTAGATTAGCATTAGAAAAGaaccaaacattttttccaaaacaccTCAGCTTCAACAAGAGTTAGAGTTTTTACAGTAGGTGCTTTAGAAGTGTTCCCATTTaactatttatttctcttatacTGTATGCTGCACTGATTCTTTTAGCAGTCAGTTTCTTCACCTGACTTAAGAAGGGCAATATATCATACATATGGCATtactggagaaagaaatatattttacctTTCATTAAAGTCTCCATTCAAGCTATGACATACTGACTTAGACAGTAAAATTgaacattattttccttctctataATTATTTGTATAGTAGACAGTCTCTTCTGTCATTCCACTTCTCTTTCACTGTAAGTTTTGTTTGTGACAAAtgagaaaagttattttaaaagtgctgaatctcttgcacttttttttttttttttttttttaatagggctTTGCTGCTACCAGGGTATATTTGAAGAAGGCCTGCATCATTAGTAAAatagacagaaatatttttccttttattgtattggctcctccaccacctccaGGAGACCAGGTAAGATGGTGAAGGAAAGTGGTGAGAAATCTAATAAATTGCCTGAGAAAGGTACACATTCTACAATTGTGAAGTGGAAAAGAGGTACCAAGAGGTGAGCAGACATCTGTCAGAAGGGCTGAACCATGCTAAAAGCTTAGTCTCTTAAAAGTTACGCTGCACATGAATAATTCCTTCCCCATTACAATGGGCATGTGGATTCTGAAtcccatttttgtttttgctaaatGCTGTTTTCCGGGTTTGTTTCTATGATGCTTAGGTGCTTCGTCCTCGGCCACTTTCAGTACCTGAGTATCACTTCACTGTGTCAAGAAGAAGGATCAGAAATCTGGCCCCGTACGGAAAACCCATTCAAGCTCTTTGCGGAGGAATTCCCACTTACATGGCTTATCCAGCTCCAGGTGAGTATACTTGTCACTAATGTATACCAAAATAAAGATaaacaagtttttaaataaagattaaatatttaagtaaagCGTAATAAGCTGGTGaaacaattatttaaattgTACCGCTCTTCTGTGCCTTTTTATAGTCTGAATTTTTCAGGAACCCTCATGCATACATAATACGTTGATGCCCTAGCTGTCACAGATggattttgaaattcaaaactCAATTTTGTAATTTACTTgttcaattttctgttttaaaaggttGCACTAGCAGCTGC from Rhea pennata isolate bPtePen1 chromosome 28, bPtePen1.pri, whole genome shotgun sequence includes these protein-coding regions:
- the GKN2 gene encoding gastrokine-2; its protein translation is MKNVCQVFPTPTAAILALLGVFWTQTSALQTFYLGEPGNSYVTATMTIDNEKNIADVHVRSGAYSSDTIFDYWHGYVATRLFSRNACFILKMERDFIPELQEIGRLAFEKQTLKKIYSSNNVWVQYEPGNSMLGNMKEWLIYGKPIEHLCRNLPLYRLEKVEAPLNSRDCANAGIPSILGFKICPKIN